Proteins from one Sphingomonas sp. HF-S4 genomic window:
- the gpmA gene encoding 2,3-diphosphoglycerate-dependent phosphoglycerate mutase, which produces MPTLVLIRHGQSAWNLENRFTGWWDVNLTDQGVEEAKAAGRLLADKGFDFDQCYTSLQTRAIKTLNLALEEMGRLWLPVEKDWALNERHYGGLTGLNKAETAKIHGDEQVQIWRRAFDISPPLGEADSEFDLSKDRRYAGIKIPQTESLKDTIARVQPYWEKKIAPDLKDGKRVLVSAHGNSLRALVKHLSGIPDNEIVSLEIPTGQPIVYELTDDLVATDRYYLSER; this is translated from the coding sequence ATGCCCACGCTCGTCCTCATCCGCCACGGCCAGTCGGCCTGGAACCTGGAGAATCGCTTCACCGGCTGGTGGGACGTCAACCTGACCGACCAGGGCGTGGAGGAAGCCAAGGCCGCGGGCCGGCTGCTCGCCGACAAGGGCTTCGACTTCGACCAGTGCTACACCAGCCTCCAGACGCGCGCGATCAAGACGCTCAACCTCGCGCTCGAGGAAATGGGGCGGCTGTGGCTTCCGGTCGAGAAGGACTGGGCTCTCAACGAGCGGCATTATGGCGGGCTGACCGGGCTCAACAAGGCCGAGACCGCCAAGATCCACGGCGACGAGCAGGTCCAGATCTGGCGCCGCGCGTTCGACATCTCGCCGCCGCTGGGCGAGGCGGACAGCGAGTTCGACCTGTCGAAGGACCGCCGCTACGCCGGGATCAAGATCCCGCAGACCGAGAGCCTCAAGGACACGATCGCGCGCGTCCAGCCTTATTGGGAAAAGAAGATCGCCCCCGATCTTAAGGACGGCAAGCGCGTGCTCGTCTCGGCGCACGGCAACTCGCTGCGCGCGTTGGTCAAGCATTTGTCGGGCATCCCCGACAACGAGATCGTCAGCCTGGAGATCCCGACCGGCCAGCCGATCGTCTATGAGCTGACCGACGATCTGGTGGCGACCGATCGCTACTATCTTAGCGAGCGGTGA
- a CDS encoding dienelactone hydrolase family protein, producing the protein MAIVRQALVHDGPGGPFEGVAAWDDAVEGPRPCVLVLPNVLGQKEADNLKAEALAELGYVAFAADLFGQGKRARIEEGDRSRYMDALDGDRLLLRDRLAASLAALKALPQADPDQAAAIGFCFGGKCVLDMARAGLGILGGVSFHGVYDAPDYPSVTPIAAKLLVCHGWNDPLSPPDATVVLANELTEAGADWQFLAFGHAGHAFTDASRTGPGDIAYEPRADRRSWRAMTDFLERLF; encoded by the coding sequence ATGGCGATCGTTCGACAAGCCCTGGTCCATGACGGCCCCGGCGGCCCGTTCGAGGGCGTCGCCGCCTGGGACGATGCGGTCGAAGGCCCGCGCCCCTGCGTGCTCGTCCTGCCCAATGTCCTCGGCCAGAAGGAAGCCGACAATCTCAAGGCCGAGGCGCTCGCCGAGCTTGGCTATGTGGCATTCGCTGCCGACCTGTTCGGCCAGGGCAAGCGCGCGCGGATCGAGGAGGGCGACCGCAGCCGCTACATGGACGCACTCGACGGCGACCGCCTTTTGCTCCGTGACCGGCTCGCCGCATCGCTCGCCGCTTTGAAGGCGCTGCCCCAGGCCGATCCCGATCAGGCCGCCGCAATCGGCTTCTGCTTCGGCGGCAAATGCGTGCTCGACATGGCGCGGGCCGGCCTCGGCATCCTGGGCGGCGTCAGCTTCCACGGTGTCTACGATGCGCCGGATTACCCCAGTGTCACGCCGATCGCCGCCAAGCTGCTGGTGTGCCACGGTTGGAACGACCCGCTCTCGCCACCAGACGCCACTGTCGTTCTCGCCAACGAACTCACCGAAGCCGGCGCCGACTGGCAGTTCCTCGCCTTCGGCCATGCCGGCCACGCCTTTACCGATGCGAGCCGCACCGGCCCCGGCGACATCGCCTACGAACCGCGAGCCGATCGCCGCAGCTGGCGCGCCATGACGGATTTTCTCGAAAGACTTTTCTGA
- a CDS encoding M16 family metallopeptidase, with the protein MKSFLMLCGAATIALAAAMPAAAQQTSKPVPVAELVKRVDIPYEEFTLKNGLRVIVHTDRKAPIVAVSTWYDVGSKHEPKGKTGFAHLFEHLMFNGSENAPGDFFEPLKQVGATDFNGTTSFDRTNYFETVPRPALDRALFLESDRMGYLLGAIDQAVLDEQRGVVQNEKRQGDNQPYGLVYYKLLEELLGGTAYGHNVIGSMADLDAASLDDVKNWFRSHYGPNNAILVLAGDVDAKTARPLVEKYFGKIAAGPKSVLPTVTVPTLPQSKTVMMKDRVAATMILRSWAVPGLNDPDSVPLDVFGDVLGGLASSRLDNELVRKDKSAVQVSAGIQSMSQLGIFQVQAIVKPGVDANVVAKRLDEIVADLIAKGPTADEVQRVATTAVSSRISGLESVGGFGGKAVALASGELYSGDPAFFKKQLEETAKVTPAQVQAAGKKWLTRPSLTIMVEPGTREAYQEAAAVPAAAKPAEGAAKAEPFKGTRGAMPDVAQIGDLDFPNVERTKLSNGVEIVYANRTAVPVTQMVMSFDAGVVADPANKLGTQNLVLSLLDEGTTTLDSTKIAEARERLGASISTGSSADRTYLGVTAPSPNLGGALDLFADVVRNPAFAPDEIERLRATQLTGIAAELTSPQGLANRALPPLLYGPGNPYVKLAAGGGDPAAVKALTRDDLFAFYRAWIRPDKAKVFVVSDRPLSEVKAALEARFGNWQGTGTAGTKAFTVAPQQVAPRIVLVDRPDSPQSLILAAQMTPLDPASELLVPVTANQALGAGFLARINMELRENKHWSYGARGGYDWLEKAVPYTIAAPVQADRTGDSIKAIQQQVGDFLGAKGITQVELTREINGTTRELAGRFETSGAVLSAMQQNDLRKRPDNFYDTVTQKYRGMTVAQLDAASRAALDPKKFVWVVVGDAAKVKPQLDSLGLPVEVVPAASVAGPSAPAAK; encoded by the coding sequence ATGAAGTCGTTCCTGATGCTCTGCGGCGCCGCCACTATTGCGCTTGCCGCCGCCATGCCCGCCGCGGCGCAGCAGACCTCCAAGCCCGTGCCGGTCGCCGAACTCGTCAAGCGCGTCGACATTCCGTACGAGGAATTCACGCTCAAGAACGGCCTGCGCGTCATCGTTCATACCGACCGCAAGGCGCCGATCGTCGCGGTCTCGACCTGGTACGATGTCGGCTCGAAGCACGAGCCCAAGGGCAAGACCGGCTTTGCGCACCTCTTCGAGCACCTGATGTTCAACGGTTCCGAGAATGCTCCGGGCGATTTCTTCGAGCCGCTCAAGCAGGTCGGCGCCACCGACTTCAACGGCACCACCAGCTTCGATCGCACCAATTATTTCGAGACCGTCCCGCGCCCGGCGCTCGATCGCGCGTTGTTCCTCGAGAGCGACCGGATGGGCTATCTGCTCGGCGCGATCGACCAGGCGGTGCTCGACGAGCAGCGCGGCGTCGTCCAGAACGAGAAGCGCCAGGGCGACAACCAGCCTTATGGTCTGGTCTACTACAAGCTGCTCGAGGAACTGCTCGGCGGCACCGCCTATGGCCATAACGTCATCGGTTCGATGGCCGATCTCGACGCCGCTAGCCTCGACGACGTCAAGAACTGGTTCCGCTCGCATTACGGCCCGAACAACGCGATCCTCGTGCTCGCCGGCGACGTCGACGCCAAGACCGCCAGGCCGCTGGTCGAGAAGTATTTCGGCAAGATCGCCGCGGGACCGAAGAGCGTACTGCCGACGGTGACCGTGCCGACGCTTCCGCAGTCGAAGACCGTGATGATGAAGGACCGCGTCGCCGCGACGATGATCCTGCGCAGCTGGGCGGTGCCCGGGCTCAACGATCCCGATTCGGTGCCGCTCGACGTGTTCGGCGACGTGCTCGGCGGGCTCGCCAGTTCGCGGCTCGACAATGAGTTGGTGCGCAAGGACAAGAGCGCAGTGCAGGTTTCGGCCGGTATCCAGTCGATGTCGCAGCTCGGCATCTTCCAGGTCCAGGCGATCGTGAAGCCGGGGGTCGATGCGAATGTCGTCGCCAAGCGGCTCGACGAGATCGTCGCTGACTTGATCGCCAAGGGCCCGACCGCCGACGAAGTCCAGCGCGTCGCGACTACCGCGGTGTCCAGCCGCATCTCGGGCCTCGAATCGGTCGGCGGCTTCGGCGGCAAGGCCGTCGCGCTCGCTTCGGGCGAGCTCTATTCGGGTGACCCGGCGTTCTTCAAGAAGCAACTCGAGGAGACCGCGAAGGTCACCCCGGCGCAAGTCCAGGCCGCCGGCAAGAAGTGGCTCACGCGCCCGTCGCTGACGATCATGGTCGAGCCGGGCACGCGCGAGGCCTATCAGGAGGCCGCCGCGGTCCCCGCCGCCGCCAAGCCGGCCGAAGGCGCGGCCAAGGCCGAGCCGTTCAAGGGCACACGCGGCGCAATGCCCGACGTCGCCCAGATCGGCGATCTCGATTTCCCCAATGTCGAGCGTACCAAGCTCTCGAACGGCGTGGAGATCGTCTATGCCAATCGCACCGCGGTGCCGGTCACCCAAATGGTGATGAGCTTCGATGCCGGCGTCGTCGCCGATCCGGCGAACAAGCTCGGCACGCAGAACCTGGTGCTGTCGCTGCTCGACGAGGGCACTACAACGCTCGATTCGACCAAGATCGCCGAGGCGCGCGAGCGGCTGGGCGCCAGCATCAGCACCGGCAGCTCGGCCGATCGCACCTATCTGGGCGTCACCGCGCCCAGCCCGAACCTGGGCGGCGCGCTCGACCTGTTCGCCGATGTCGTCCGCAACCCCGCGTTCGCGCCCGATGAGATCGAGCGGCTGCGCGCGACCCAGCTCACCGGCATCGCCGCCGAGCTGACCAGCCCTCAGGGCCTCGCCAACCGCGCGTTGCCGCCGCTGCTCTACGGCCCCGGCAACCCCTATGTGAAGCTGGCGGCGGGCGGCGGCGATCCCGCGGCGGTCAAGGCGCTGACCCGCGACGACCTGTTCGCCTTCTACCGTGCGTGGATCCGCCCGGATAAGGCGAAGGTCTTCGTGGTCAGCGATCGTCCGCTGTCCGAGGTCAAGGCGGCGCTCGAGGCGCGCTTCGGCAATTGGCAGGGCACCGGAACCGCCGGCACCAAGGCTTTCACCGTCGCGCCCCAGCAGGTCGCGCCCAGGATCGTGCTGGTCGATCGCCCCGACTCGCCCCAGTCGCTGATCCTCGCCGCGCAGATGACGCCGCTCGATCCGGCGAGCGAGCTGCTCGTGCCGGTCACCGCCAACCAGGCGCTCGGCGCGGGCTTCCTCGCGCGGATCAACATGGAGCTGCGCGAGAACAAGCATTGGTCCTACGGCGCGCGCGGCGGCTATGACTGGCTGGAGAAGGCAGTGCCCTACACGATCGCCGCGCCGGTCCAGGCCGATCGCACGGGCGACTCGATCAAGGCGATCCAGCAGCAGGTCGGCGACTTCCTCGGCGCCAAGGGCATCACCCAGGTCGAGCTGACGCGCGAGATCAACGGCACCACGCGCGAGCTCGCCGGGCGATTCGAAACCTCGGGTGCGGTGCTCAGCGCGATGCAGCAGAACGACCTGCGCAAGCGCCCCGACAATTTCTACGACACCGTGACGCAAAAATATCGGGGCATGACCGTCGCGCAGCTCGACGCTGCGTCACGCGCGGCTTTGGACCCGAAGAAGTTCGTCTGGGTGGTCGTGGGCGACGCCGCGAAGGTCAAGCCGCAGCTTGACAGCCTCGGCCTGCCTGTCGAGGTGGTTCCCGCAGCGTCGGTGGCGGGCCCTTCCGCACCTGCCGCCAAGTAA
- the purE gene encoding 5-(carboxyamino)imidazole ribonucleotide mutase: MGSTSDWETMCHAARVLDELEVSHETKVVSAHRTPQRLYDYANGAAERGLKTIIAGAGGAAHLPGMAAAMTHLPVLGVPVESKALKGIDSLYSIVQMPGGIPVGTLAIGKPGAINAGLLAAAILATSDEALAQRLKAWRAAQTAGVAIDPE; the protein is encoded by the coding sequence ATGGGCAGCACTTCCGACTGGGAGACGATGTGCCATGCCGCGCGGGTGCTCGACGAGCTCGAAGTATCCCACGAGACCAAGGTCGTGTCGGCGCACCGCACGCCGCAGCGGCTCTACGACTATGCAAATGGCGCCGCCGAACGCGGCCTCAAGACCATCATCGCCGGCGCGGGCGGCGCAGCGCACTTGCCCGGAATGGCGGCGGCGATGACGCACCTTCCGGTGCTCGGCGTACCGGTCGAGTCCAAGGCATTGAAGGGCATCGACAGCCTCTATTCGATCGTCCAGATGCCCGGCGGCATCCCTGTCGGCACGCTGGCGATCGGCAAGCCCGGCGCGATCAACGCCGGTCTGCTCGCCGCGGCGATCCTCGCAACTTCGGACGAAGCGCTCGCGCAGCGGCTCAAGGCCTGGCGCGCGGCGCAGACCGCCGGCGTAGCGATCGACCCCGAATGA
- a CDS encoding 5-(carboxyamino)imidazole ribonucleotide synthase — MTASSSPLAPGSVIGILGGGQLGRMLGVAAAQLGYRTHVLAPDAESVAAQTASSYTRADYHSRIVLDEVAGQTDVATYEFENIAIGPVEYLAGKVPVRPGPQSLSIAQDRAREKAFVQGIGGRTAPWAPVSTLDELKAAIDTIGTPAILKTLRLGYDGKGQVRIRHAGEAEAAWAEIGERPAILEGFVTFSHEFSIITVRGLDGSLASYPPPWNEHVDGILARSSLPAPAEIARHWAEAATLAGRVAEALGHVGVLTLEFFATGEGPVFNEMAPRVHNSGHWTIEGAETSQFENHIRAICGLPLGSTALTGSHVEMVNLIGSDADQWAELLAEPGTHLHLYGKGSARPGRKMGHLTRVRR, encoded by the coding sequence ATGACCGCGAGCTCCAGCCCTCTGGCGCCCGGATCGGTAATCGGCATCCTGGGCGGCGGCCAGCTGGGGCGGATGCTCGGCGTCGCCGCGGCGCAGCTCGGCTATCGCACGCACGTCCTCGCCCCCGATGCCGAAAGCGTCGCCGCACAGACCGCTTCGAGCTACACCCGCGCCGACTATCACAGCCGCATCGTCCTCGACGAAGTCGCGGGGCAGACCGACGTCGCCACCTACGAATTCGAAAATATCGCGATCGGCCCGGTCGAATATCTCGCGGGCAAGGTGCCGGTGCGCCCCGGCCCGCAGAGCCTGTCGATCGCGCAGGATCGCGCGCGCGAAAAGGCCTTTGTCCAGGGGATCGGCGGCAGGACCGCGCCCTGGGCCCCGGTCTCGACGCTCGACGAACTCAAGGCGGCGATCGACACGATCGGCACGCCGGCCATCCTCAAGACGCTGCGGCTGGGCTATGACGGCAAGGGCCAGGTGCGCATCCGCCACGCCGGCGAGGCCGAGGCTGCCTGGGCCGAGATCGGCGAGCGCCCGGCGATCCTCGAAGGCTTCGTCACCTTCAGCCACGAATTCTCGATCATCACTGTGCGCGGGCTCGACGGCAGCCTGGCGAGCTACCCGCCGCCGTGGAACGAGCATGTCGACGGCATCCTCGCGCGCTCGTCGCTCCCCGCCCCGGCCGAGATCGCGCGGCACTGGGCCGAGGCGGCGACGCTCGCCGGCCGCGTCGCCGAGGCGCTGGGGCATGTCGGGGTGCTGACGCTCGAGTTCTTCGCGACTGGCGAGGGCCCGGTGTTCAACGAGATGGCGCCGCGGGTGCACAATTCGGGGCATTGGACGATCGAGGGTGCAGAGACCTCGCAGTTCGAGAACCATATCCGAGCGATCTGCGGCCTGCCGCTGGGCTCGACCGCGCTGACGGGCTCGCATGTCGAGATGGTCAATTTGATCGGCAGCGATGCCGACCAATGGGCCGAATTGCTCGCCGAGCCTGGGACGCATCTCCACCTGTACGGCAAGGGCAGCGCCCGGCCCGGGCGGAAGATGGGGCATCTGACGCGGGTCAGGCGGTAA